Within the Bacillus sp. FSL K6-3431 genome, the region ACACAGGTTTTCTTAAAGATACAGGCATTATATTGGGTGTAAAAGATGCCATTCAAGTAAATCGAAATATGGAAACAAATATAAAGGATATTTATGCAGCTGGAGATTGTGCAGTTCATTATCATATCGTGAAAGAAATGGATGATTATATTCCACTAGGCACAACAGCAAATAAGCAGGGGAGAATTGCAGGATTAAATATGGTTGGAAATCAAAGATCTTTTGCAGGAGTGACTGGTTCATCCATCATTAAATTTATGGATTTATCTCTAGGCAAGACAGGTCTTTCTGAAAAGGAAGCACATTCATTAAATATCCCCTTTGAAATAGTCAAATTGGAAACAAATAATATTGCTGGATATTATCCAGGGGGGAAACCAATTCATATTAAGTTAGTTTATCGAAAAGATAATCATTCATTACTTGGTGGACAAGTGATCGGAGAAGCGGGGGTAGATAAGCGAATTGATGTTTTATCTACTGCACTTTTTAATCGTATGACGATGAGAAGTCTAGAAGATCTAGATCTCTGTTATGCACCTCCTTATAATAGTACATGGGATCCAATCCAGCAGGCTGCAAGAAGACATAGCCCCAAGTGAACTCGTTTCAGTTAACTGAAACATCGGGGAATCAGGTGAGGTCTTTCCTTCACTTATAAAAAGAAAACGCTAAAACATTTTGAATGAAAGCGATTGACATGGTGTATAATTGATGGTATTATCTTCCTTCTGATTGTCATTTAAAGGAGGGGAAATACTTGATTACTATTGATGGTTTAAGTAAGTCTTTCAAAGTTGCGAAGCGCTCCACTGGATTGAGGAATTCAGTGAAAGCGCTATTTCATCGTGAGCATACGATTGTTCAAGCGTTGAATGATATTTCTTTTTCTATTGAACCAGGAGAAATTGTCGGGTATATTGGTCCAAACGGCGCTGGGAAGTCTACAACGATCAAAGTCATGAGTGGTATTTTGGTCCCAGATAGTGGAAGTTGCACAATTATGGGATACACTCCTTGGAAGGAACGAGTACATTACGTCAAAAATATCGGAGTCGTCTTTGGACAACGTTCACAACTATGGTGGGATGTGCCTGTAATTGATTCTTTCATGTTACTTCGCGATATTTACAAAATCCCTCAATCCGAGTACAAGTCAAATATCGATCTGCTCGTCGAAACGCTTGATCTACAAACGCTTATTTATACGCCCGTACGCCAGTTAAGCTTAGGTCAACGGATGAGGTGTGAAATCGCAGCATCTCTTTTACATAGTCCGAGTGTCTTATTTTTAGACGAGCCAACAATTGGACTTGATGCACTATCAAAAATTGCCGTCCGACAGTTTATTAAAACCATCAATAAAGAAAAAGGAGTCACGGTTATTCTTACCACGCACGATATGAATGACATCGAAGCACTTGCTGACAGAGTCCTTTTAATCGGCAAAGGAAGTTTACTGTATGATGGAAAGCTAGAGGAACTAAGGAAAAAATATGGGTCACATAAAATACTTACCGCAGATTATCAGGAAAATTCACAATCATTTGACATTAATGGTGTTACCGTACATTCTCAGACAATAGAAAGGGCTGTTCTTAGCATTGATACGGAAAAAGTAATGATTGCCGAAGTCATCACAAAATTATCTGAAATGGTAGAGTTGTTGGATGTCTCTATCGAAGCACAACCAATCGAAGAGATTATTGTACAGCTCTATAAGGAATACCAAATATGAATGCATACATCTCTGTATTAAAATTGAGACTTCTGAATGGAATGCAGTATCGGGCAGCCGCATTTGCTGGGGTGGCAACACAATTTTTTTGGGGATTTATGTATATTATGATTTTTGAAGCGTTCTACCAACATGCCATCCAAACACCACCTATTTCATTCCAAGCATTGATTACTTATATTTGGTTGCAACAGGCATTCCTTGCATTCATTATGCTGTGGTTTCGTGACAATGAATTATTTGATCTGATTACTAGCGGAAATATCGCATATGAACTTTGTAGACCTTGTGGAATCTATGGATTTTGGTATGCAAAACTACTTGCACAACGATTGTCGAGTGCCATGCTTCGTAGCTTTCCGATACTGATCGTGGCTTTTTTATTACCACAACCATATAAGATGACTTTGCCACCAAATGTAACAACCTTTCTATTATTTTTATCATCTATGATTTTAGGATTATTGCTTTTAGTAGCTATTTCCATGTTTATTTATATTTCAGTCTTTATTACGATGTCTCCAGTAGGATCTTTGCTTGTTTTTGGCGTAATTGGCGAGTTTTTTGCCGGATTAACGATCCCGATTCCGTTTATGCCTATATGGCTTCAAAATATTGCATATATGCTGCCATTTCGTTTAACAGCAGATTTTCCATTTCGCGTTTACTCGGGACATATTCCACAAGATGAGGCAATCAGTGGGATACTTGCCCAGTTAATTTGGCTGCTCGTTCTAGTTTTACTTGGGAGATTTGCTTTTAATAAAGCATTAAAAAGGGTGGTCGTACAAGGAGGGTGAACAGTTTGAATCTTTATTTTAAGTATCTCCAAATTCTCTTTAAATCTCAAATGCAATATAGAACATCATTTTTACTTTTATCTCTTGGTCAGTTTTTCATCCCTCTATCAGTCTTCGCGGGATTATATTTTTTATTCGAGCGTTTTGGACAAATTAAAGGTTGGACTTTTTTCGAAGTTGCACTTTGCTTTGCAGTCATTCATATGGCTTTTTCAATTAGTGAGTGCTTCGCTCGTGGATTTGATGCTTTCTCCAGCCTTGTGAGAGATGGGAATTTTGATCGCCTACTTGTCCGTCCAAGAAGTACAATCATCCAAGTGATGGGTTCACAATTCGAGTTTACGAGGTTTGGCAGACTAATTCAGAGTTTGATTGTGTTAATTTGGGCAATAAGTAATTTGCCTATTGAATGGAGCATTATTAAAGCTTGCATCCTCGTACTAATGATTATTAGTGGCGTATTTATATTCACTGGAATTTTTATCCTTGCAGCAACAATGTGCTTTTGGACGATTCAAGGCCTCGAAGTGGTTAATATATTTACAGATGGTGGAAGGGAGATGGCGCAATATCCACTAAATATTTATCACAAGTGGGTATCAAAGTTTTTTACATTCGTCATCCCTTTTGGCTGCGTCAATTACTTACCGTTAATGTATTTACTAGATAAAAACGAAGGAAATTCCATTGTGTACATGATGGCACCTGTAGCTGGAATTATATTTATTCTTCCTTGTTTATTTGTTTGGGAATTTGGTGTTAAACGTTACCGATCGACAGGGTCTTAACAATATATAGATCTTTAAATCAGGGGGTGTTATTTAATAGCAGAGGGAGACAATAGCAAAAAATCAATTTCCTATAATTCGAAACAACAAGAGGGAACATGCGTTTTAGTGCTTGGAAAGATATAATGAAAAAAGCAATAGAATAGATTTCTCAAGGGTGGTCGGCACATCCCCAAGTGAAAGGGGGTGATGCTGGTGACAGTTTTTCAGGGCATTAATGTTTGGAACGATTAAACAAAAGAAGGGCATGGGAAATAGCCTCCACAAACACTCTAGGAAGTGTATTTTTATAGACCCTTTTTGAAAAGTAAGCTTTTTTCATTCCACGCACATCCTGAACATATATTCGCCAATTTAATTATAACAAAATGGAAACGACTTGAATTGCCTAACCAACATATTTTTCAAGTAATGATAAGCAGCGATTCATCTCCCTCCTAAATCTTTCGGATTTTGAGGAGGGAGATGAATCGCCAAGGTTGATAAACTTTGATATCTTTTATAAATTCTTATTTTAAATCATGTACAATCATCAGTACCATTAATCCAAACTCATTCAACTTATGTTAAATCTTTATTCTTTTTCTTTCTTTTTACACTAAAATAAATAATTGCCCCAACAATTAGCACAATCAAAATAACCGGTAAGTTTCCAATTGAAAATACGATCAAACCAGAAGAAGCGGTAAGGATAAAGTTCATACTTGTAGCAAGTTGTTTTTTCGTTTTTTCCCATGTATTTAAATTTTTACTATCTATACCTGGAACGATCACGCGATTCTCCTGCATTGATATGTCAATGGTAGAATAAGATGTTTGATTCTCTAAAAATTTAAGCTGTCCAACGATCACTTCAATTTCTTCTTGTACAGTAGATAAATCATTGGAAATTTTCAATAAATCTTCTGTTTTGCTTGCCTTGCTCATAAAATCAAGCAATCTTTCTTCCACCACTCGTTTCGATTTCAATCTAGACTCGAGATCAACATACTGTTCTGTAACATCCTGACCAGTTACATTCCGCTCTATCACTTCGGCTGCTTCTCCTTCGGCATCCTTTAGAAATTGTTGAAAATGTTTTTCGGGAATTCGGACTGTGATCATACCACTCATAACGTCCTCATTTTCCCGATATACATTCGATTCTACAATGTACCCACCGTAATCATTTACTTTTTTCTCAAATGTAAGCTGAGCTTTTTCTAGATTTTTCACATTTAAACGTAATTGCGCTTGATGAATAATCATTCTGTTTGAAGTGATTTCATTTGTTTTTTTATCAGCTACTTCTTCTGATTCAGAAAAATTTTTCCCTTGATCCATTTCGGTTTGTATCGCAACTTCTTCAGAGCTTTGAGATGGATCATCCATCTTGGCATTTTCACTCGAATCATTCGAGCTACAACCAGCCAATAATCCAAAAAAGCATGATAATAGTAAAAAAGTAATTCCTTTTCTCATCATTGATTGCCCCCTATCTGTTAAATATGTAGACGTTCACATTTTTAAAAGGTTACATATAATTAATCTTATTAATGCGTTATATCCCGGTGAGGGGGGGAGGAAGCGAGGAGTGCCATTGAACAATGAAACTTTTACAAGATTATATAGCTAACGAAAAAATGAAATTCGATAAATAACTTAATTAATAACTTATTCCACGTTCAAGTGGTGAATTATGAGAATGTGAAAAGAAGCAATGTATTAAATACTATTGCAAGCATATTAAATAAAAAAAATCTTGCAATTATTGGAAGAACGTGTTACATTAGGTTTACAATTTTCTGAACGGGGGATTTTATTAAAATGGCATTTATTAGATTCCGATTTACTTCAACTTTGCTTGGCTAATTGAATAGCTTTGAAAGGCTCTACTTGTGTGTAGAGTATTCGGAATTGGTCTGCCTTTTTAAGAAAAATCCAAATAATTATAATGGGGGAGAGAGACTGCTCTCTCTTTTTGTTTCTTAAAATATCATTATCAGAGTTGTTCATATGAATGTATCTGATTCAATATTTCCTAATTAGGTTAACTCCTTTTCGTCTACTTTTAACACATGTTAGAAATTGTGATTTAAAAACAATGTAGACAGAAGGAGTTTTTTGTATATGAAAGATAATAATAATGAACCAAAGAAATATGAATATTTGGCGGATAATCCAAATTTCAAGGTTTTACCCATTATGCTCTCCCTAATTATCGGTGCTTTTTTTGCGATATTAAATGAAACACTATTAAATATTGCGCTTATTACGTTAATGGACGAATTTTCGATATCGTTAACTACTGTGCAGTGGATGGCAACAGGATTTATGCTCGTGATGGGGGTTGTAATTCCCATATCCGCTTTGTTATTGCAATGGTATACGACTCGACAATTATTTCTAAGTACAATGATTGTTTTTACCATTGGGACAATAATATGTGCTATTGCACCGTCTTTTCCCATTTTGTTAGTAGGACGGTTAACACAGGCTGTTGGAACAGGTTTATTAATGCCAATTATATTTAATGTGTTTCTATTAATTTTTCCACCGCATAAGCGTGGTAAAATAATGGGATTAATAGGTCTTGTTATCATGTTCGCTCCTGCTATTGGACCAACACTTTCCGGGATTATTGTTGAATATTTAGGATGGCGCTATTTATTTATTATCGTTATCCCATTTGCTATATTTTCTATTGCATTTGCTTATAAATACTTAATCAATGTTTCAGAAGTGACAAAGCCGAAGATTGACATATTATCCATTATTTTTTCTTCTATTGGTTTTGGATCCATTGTATATGGCTTCAGTGCTGTAGGAGAAAGTGCCGCTGGATTTTTAAGTCCAAATGTGGCGATTGCGATTACCATTGGAGTCATAGGAATTGTCTTATTTTCAATGAGGCAACTAAAACTTGATGAACCGATAATGGATTTAAGGGTTTTTAAATATCCGATGTTTACACATGCTGTATTGATGTTCTTAATTATCATCATGACAATGTTTGCTTCAGAGATTATTTTACCGATTTATATGCAAGGCCCTTTAGCTTTAACAGCTGCAACAGCCGGACTCATCCTATTGCCGGGTAGTATTTTAAATGGAATCATGTCACCATTTATGGGGCATCTCTTTGACAAATTTGGCCCTAGAGTATTAATGATTCCAGCAACAATTGTATTAAGTGGGACGATGTTCATGATGAGCAGATTAACTTCTGATACAGCCTTATGGGTTGTCATTCTTGGATATATCCTAATAATGCTAACTGTTTCAGCTATAATGATGCCTGCAGAAACAAACGGATTAAATCAGCTTCCTAAACGATTATATCCACACGGAACGGCAGTCATGTCGACGTTACAGCCTGTTGCAGGGGCAATTGGTGTTTCGGTGTTTATCAGTATAATGAACGCAAGACAGCTTAAATTTTTACAAAATGCAGATACCCCTAAAGATCCAGCAACAATAAATGAAGCAATGGTGGCTGGTGTTGAACTTGTATATTTTCTTGCTTTTGCCATGTCTATCGTAGCGGTGATTTTAGCATTTACTGTGTACCGTGCGGAGCCAAAAGAGGATGACCTACCGCAAAAAGAAGGATAAGAATACTATTAACATAAATGATGTAATGAACAACTTTAATTATGAGAAAACTAAATTTAAGTAAAAAAAACGTCATCCAACATTTAAGGGATGACGTTTTTTTATTTCATATCGAATGAAGAATGTAGGCATATTGTTTTCGGGGATACAAGGCGATATACCAAATTGACAATTCAGTTCAAAACACGTTTACCACGATACAATAATCCACCCATCTTTTTGATAGATAAAATAGCCTTCATACTCACTTAATTCCACGTTTACTTCTTCACCTGTTTTTAAGACATGATCAATATTCTCAGATAAATTTTTAAATTCCTCAAATCCTCCCAATGCAAATGCTTCAGAAAGTATATTAACATGGTCAACATTAACTGCTTTAACGCCAGTGCTCATTTGGAAAATCGGGGTTCCATCTTTTACAATTGCTAAACTGCCACTATTTGGTATGGCATATAGTTGCGCATCATTGCTACGTGCAATTTTACTTAAATCTGCAAATTTCTCATCATCCATGATATTAACATATAATTCATCATCGATGATCATCTCGTCTACAGCCTGTTTACTATCAAGGTTAGAACTTTCACGATTTGAATGCTGCATTTCACTATTTTCTTTCTGTTTATCCATATTCTGTTGATTGATAGAAGACTTTTCACCATTATCTATTGCATTAACTTCATCGCTGTTTTCGGTTGCATTGGCTCTGCTTTGCGAACCTTCATAATGAAAGGCACCAGCAGCTAATAAAAATAAAGACATCAAAATAATCGCATAAAATTTATTTTTCATTTTTTATCACCCTTTCAGAGGCTATATATAAATAGACGTTTAACTAATGGAAATAGTTTCACCATACTAACAATCTCTATATTAATTATTACGAAAAGAGATGATTATCAAATCTAAACATAAGACTATTTTTACTACAGTAATCAAGTATACTGCGTTTTCCTTAATCTTTCCCCGCAAATTCTACTATCCAAACATATAAAAGATAAAAAACATGGTTGATCAATAGAATTATTACTAAATAAGACTTACTGGTCTACTAGAAATGATAAGCAAGTCTTATTTCGGTAGCACGGTGCTATTTGTTCAATATCTATTAATTGTGATTTTAGAATAAGTCAAATATTTATGTTAATTACTATTGCTAAATGGCGATATTTATACTAAACTCTAAACAGGAGTGATTATCATTCTCAATTAAAGTGTAAATGTATATAGAACCATAAGGAGGGAAGTAATTATGATGATGCTGCATAATTGCCTAGTGCGGAACACATCATAATAGAGAACTAGATTATATTTATCGAAGAAATGAGAAAGAATTATACATAAAAGGAGAAAGTGAACATGAGGAAGTTATTTATTTTAGTCATTGCTATGTTATTTGCTTTAACAGCATGTGCCGAAAAAGGGCAAGTTGTTAAGGATGATAGTGGAAGTAAAATGGACGAAAAAATTGAAATAAAACACGCTCTAGGTACAGAAACCTTTGATAAAGCACCAGAACGTGTAGTTGCATTGGAATGGAATTATGTGGAGGAACTACTTGCCTTGGATATTCAGCCAGTGGGAGTTGCGGATATCGAAGGTTTTAATAAATGGGTTAAAATTGATAAACAGCTAGACGATGATGTAGTCGATGTCGGCACGCGACAAGAACCCAATTTAGAAGAAATTGCAAAGCTTAAACCAGATGCAATTATTACACTCGCTAATAATCATGAGAGTATAAAGAATGATTTAGAAAAAATCGCTCCTACAATTTTTTATGATACAACATCTAAAAAAGCGTCTAAAGATCTTTATCAAACTTCAATAGATTCATTCAAAACTACATCAAAATTATTGCAAAAGGAAAAGGAAGCCGAAGAAGTTATTAGTCAATTGGAAGATAAGTATGCTAAAGCGAAAAATGAAATAGAGGGACTGAATTTAACAACGAAAAACTTTGTCTTTACACAAGCATTTACTGTAAATCAGGCCCCATCCTTCCGTTTGTTTACTAAGAACTCTATGGTTAGCCATGTGCTAGAAAAAGTAGGTCTTGAAAATCAAATTACAGACAATGAGGATGCGGAATGGGGTTTTATTGAAGCCAATATTGAGGGAGTTTCGAAATATCAGGATTCTCTTTTCATTCATGCCGTTCAAAAAGACGATCCACTTTTTGAAAATGTCAAAAACAATAAAGCTTGGAATGATTTCACCTTTGTAAAGGAAAATCATATCTATGATATTGGCGGTGACACTTGGACTTTTGGCGGAGTTTTATCTGCTAATACACTAGTAAATAATCTGCTTAAAGCTTTAAAACAATAATATGATGAATGACAAATTAAAAATATGGTTGTATATGGTCGGATGTATCATTATATTTTTGATTCTCGCATCCATTCACATAAGTCAGGGACAGTCTTCATCAGGTTATTTTTCCTTTTGGCAACAACTTAAGCATAATAACCAGCAAATGAACTTTTTCTTATATAATCGTTTACCGCGTTTTGCAATAGGTTGTATAGCAGGAGCAGCATTGGCTGTCGCTGGGATGATTATGCAATCTATAACGAAAAATCCGTTAGCAAGTGCAAGTACATTAGGTATACATTCAGGGGCATATTTTTTTGTTGTAGCTTGTGCGATTTTCTTTCCAAAAGCGAGTGGGAATTTCCCTTTAGTTATTGCCTTCGGTGGAGGACTTGTAGCGGCAATGCTCGTATGGAGTCTGGTTGGGAAAACACTTGATCCCGTTCGTGTTGCACTAACGGGTTTGATTGTCAGTATGTTGTTTTCATCTTTTACTGGAGCCTTGCAACTATTTTACTCCAATGAAGTAGCTGGTTTATTTCTATGGGGGTCTGGCTCACTATTACAATTGGATTGGTCAGGAGTTCAATTTGCTTGGCCTTGGTTTACTGTAACGATTATTATAGCATTATTGCTAAGCCGTAAATTAGATGTACTGTTGCTTGGGGAAGAGGCGGCAATAGGTCTCGGAGAGAAAGTTGGAGGCATTAAAGCGCTTGGTTGGATAATCGCCATCTTATTGGCATCTATTACTGTAGCTGTCGTTGGTCCCATTGGTTTTGTAGGCATCATCGCTCCACATATTGTGCGTTTATTAGGATTCAGACTCCACTTTTCTATGATCCTAGGCAATATTATAGTAGGTGCGACACTGTTAATCGGCGCAGATGTGCTTGTTCGTCTAATCACTCAAACTCAAGAATTACCAGTTGGAGCAATGACTGCTATTATTGGTGGTCCCTTACTCATCTATTTAGCTATTAAAATGAGCAAAGGGAAAAGAGAAAAAGCTTCCGCTTTGAATGGACACGACTTTTTCTCCCGGAAATGGCTTGTCGTCCTTTGTATATCATTAATTGCATTACTCGTCTTATTCATAAGCGTCTTATTTGGGGGCACAGAGTTTACTCCGATAAATAACATTGTTCAGGAATTAGCACATAATATATATGTATGGGATTTTCGTGTACCTCGAATACTAGTTAGCTTTCTAGTAGGCATGCTCATGGCAGCAGGAGGTATGATTTTACAATCCGTATTGCGTAATCCTCTGGCCGATGCTTCTGTACTAGGTGTGACTTCTGGGGCAGGTATGGTAGCGATGATCTTCCTCATTATGTTCCCGGGGATTCCATTCTATTTCATTCCTGTAGGAGCAATTATCGGTGCTTTGTTGGCGATGGGGATTATATTAATATTCAGTTTTCGTAGCGGTTTTCAACCAATTATGCTTGTATTAATTGGTATATCGATTTCTGCAATATGCTCGGCCATCATTCAGATACTTGTAGTGAAATCAAAACTGAATGTCACGCAAGCTTTAACATGGTTATCAGGTAGTACATATGGTAGTTCCTGGGATCACGTACTGATTGCCGCGCTTACTTTGATCTTATTTTTCCCGATTATTTATTATTTTTCAAGAACGTATGATGTACTTTTATTCGGAGATGAATTGGCAATTGGCTTTGGTTTAAAAACACAAAAGGTACGTTTGTATATGATTGTCTTAGGTGTTATATTATCGGCAATTAGTGTTGCCATTGTCGGTACAATCGGCTTTATTGGATTGTTAGCTCCACATGCAGCTAGGAGAATGGTCGGAATAAAACATCAGCATATATTTCCTGTTACTGTCTTGCTTGGTGGAATTCTTTTAATTATTGCAGATTTTCTTGGACGTTATCTATTGGCACCGAAAGATGTACCTGCAGGGCTATTGGTTTCCCTTGTAGGAGCACCTTATTTGCTTTATTTATTAAAGATGACTGGGAAAATATCTGTTAAATAATTTGTAATAGCTGTTATATAAAAAATCGACGTTATTTGTTACGTCGATTTTTTTGAAAGCTTTCAGACATTTTCAGATTAATAGACAAAAAAAGGATGTATAGATCTCTCTACAGTTCTCTACAGTTCTCTACAGTTCACTAAATACATATTTTAAAATAAAATACGATAAAAAAATTAAAAATTAATTATATGACATTCTTGATTTTCGCTATGTTGAAAAAAATAGAGCCAATGGAAAATAACCAAGTATTTGAGATCAAGACTGCGTTTTGGGACCTAATTTTATATTTGCAATTGTCAAAGAAAATCATTGAAAACAAATTAAGCATACTGTATACTATTCAATAATGAGAATGATTATCATTATTGAATTTAATCAAGAAAGGTGATATATATATGTCAACTCTTACAGTCGACCAAGTTGCAGTTGGTTATTCAAATACAATGATAATAAACGGGCTAAGTGTTAAGATTCCCGAAAAAAAAATTACAACGATTATCGGTCCAAATGGATGTGGGAAGTCTACATTACTTAAAACGATTGCCCGTATTTTGAAAACACAAAATGGCGCTGTGTTTTTAGATGGACGCGCCATACAACAGTTACCGACAAGGGAAATTGCGAAAAAAATGGCGATCTTGCCACAGGGTGCAGAAGCACCACCGGGCCTTACTATATTTGAATTGGTTTCATACGGAAGATTTCCGCATCAACGAGGATTCGGCACTTTAAAAAAAGAAGATCTAAAGCATATCCATTGGGCTATTGAAGTTACTGGATTAAAAGAATTGCAGGATCGACCTGTAGAAGCTTTATCAGGAGGACAACGACAGCGTGTATGGATTGCGATGGCTCTTGCACAGGATACAGAAATTCTTATTTTGGATGAGCCAACGACGTATTTAGATATGGCGCATCAATTGGATATTCTCTTATTGCTTAAACAATTAAATGAGGAAGAAGGAAAAACGATTGTAATGGTGCTTCACGATTTAAATCACGCTTCGCGTTTTTCACATTATATGATTGCAATGAAAGATGGTGCGATCATTACTGAGGGCTTGCCTGAGAAAGTAATGACATGCGCAAATCTACAATCTGTATTTGATATTAATGCGACAATGATGGCTTGCCCATTTAGTGAAAATCCTATTTGTCTTTCTTATCAATTGAATAAAGAAACGGAATGCTTATTGCGAACTGCTGAACAAACATAAGGAGTAACTATGGCAGTTTCATTAAAAACAAAAAACGCCATGAACATATTTATTGAATCACGTCCAATCGAGCCCCCTCATCCTAATCGAAGGCTTAATCGAAATCTATGATAAGTACTTACATAGATTTCGACGCAGTAGATAAGTTATTATAACCGTGTGTTCTGCTTTGTTCCATTTCAAATCAAAAATGACAAATCACCTAAAGGTTTTGTTGCAAAAATTATATCCGGCTCCATGATGCAAGGGACGCTCTCCCTTGCATCATGGAGCCTTTTAGGTTTAAACCGGAGAAAAAATTAATTTTGAAGAATCTGCGAGATGTGTGAAACAAAAATGATTCCTAGTTCGTGTAAGGGATGAAGAAATAGCTATAAGAGGAGAATTTATATGAATACAGTAAGGATAGATGGATTACAGAAAAACTATCGGAAATTTCAAGCGTTAAAAGATGTTCATCTGCAAATAGATAAAGGATTATTCGGATTACTTGGACCTAATGGCGCCGGCAAGACGACTTTAATGAAAATTCTTAGTACGATCCTTCCATTTAAAGATGGAGAAGTAACGATCTATGATTTTGATTTGTTGAAGGAAGGGGACAAGGTTCGTGAAATTCTTGGTTACTTACCGCAAGATTTCCATGCTCCTGGACAATTTACCGGGAGAGAATTTTTACATTATGTTAGCTCAATGAAAGGCGTCATTGATAAACAAGATAGAAAAACTCAGGTTGAAAAAGTACTAGATGAGGTAAATTTGCTCACACATGCTGATAAAAAAATTAAAAGTTACTCGGGTGGGATGAAAAGAAGACTGGGTATTGCACAAGCATTGCTTGGTCATCCAAAATTAATCATCCTCGATGAGCCGACCGCTGGACTGGACCCATCCGAGCGAATTCGCTTCCGTAATGTCATTGAAAAACTGAGTAAAGATTATTCAATTATTTTATCGACTCACATTATTAGTGATATTGAATCAAGCTGTGAAAAACTGGCAGTTTTAAATAATGGTCAATTGTTATTTCAAGGGACGACCGCTGGATTGGCAAAAAAAGCCGAAAATTATGTGTGGGAGTTTCAAGTGC harbors:
- a CDS encoding DUF4349 domain-containing protein — encoded protein: MMRKGITFLLLSCFFGLLAGCSSNDSSENAKMDDPSQSSEEVAIQTEMDQGKNFSESEEVADKKTNEITSNRMIIHQAQLRLNVKNLEKAQLTFEKKVNDYGGYIVESNVYRENEDVMSGMITVRIPEKHFQQFLKDAEGEAAEVIERNVTGQDVTEQYVDLESRLKSKRVVEERLLDFMSKASKTEDLLKISNDLSTVQEEIEVIVGQLKFLENQTSYSTIDISMQENRVIVPGIDSKNLNTWEKTKKQLATSMNFILTASSGLIVFSIGNLPVILIVLIVGAIIYFSVKRKKKNKDLT
- a CDS encoding ABC transporter permease; translated protein: MNLYFKYLQILFKSQMQYRTSFLLLSLGQFFIPLSVFAGLYFLFERFGQIKGWTFFEVALCFAVIHMAFSISECFARGFDAFSSLVRDGNFDRLLVRPRSTIIQVMGSQFEFTRFGRLIQSLIVLIWAISNLPIEWSIIKACILVLMIISGVFIFTGIFILAATMCFWTIQGLEVVNIFTDGGREMAQYPLNIYHKWVSKFFTFVIPFGCVNYLPLMYLLDKNEGNSIVYMMAPVAGIIFILPCLFVWEFGVKRYRSTGS
- a CDS encoding ABC transporter permease, which encodes MNAYISVLKLRLLNGMQYRAAAFAGVATQFFWGFMYIMIFEAFYQHAIQTPPISFQALITYIWLQQAFLAFIMLWFRDNELFDLITSGNIAYELCRPCGIYGFWYAKLLAQRLSSAMLRSFPILIVAFLLPQPYKMTLPPNVTTFLLFLSSMILGLLLLVAISMFIYISVFITMSPVGSLLVFGVIGEFFAGLTIPIPFMPIWLQNIAYMLPFRLTADFPFRVYSGHIPQDEAISGILAQLIWLLVLVLLGRFAFNKALKRVVVQGG
- a CDS encoding MDR family MFS transporter, translating into MKDNNNEPKKYEYLADNPNFKVLPIMLSLIIGAFFAILNETLLNIALITLMDEFSISLTTVQWMATGFMLVMGVVIPISALLLQWYTTRQLFLSTMIVFTIGTIICAIAPSFPILLVGRLTQAVGTGLLMPIIFNVFLLIFPPHKRGKIMGLIGLVIMFAPAIGPTLSGIIVEYLGWRYLFIIVIPFAIFSIAFAYKYLINVSEVTKPKIDILSIIFSSIGFGSIVYGFSAVGESAAGFLSPNVAIAITIGVIGIVLFSMRQLKLDEPIMDLRVFKYPMFTHAVLMFLIIIMTMFASEIILPIYMQGPLALTAATAGLILLPGSILNGIMSPFMGHLFDKFGPRVLMIPATIVLSGTMFMMSRLTSDTALWVVILGYILIMLTVSAIMMPAETNGLNQLPKRLYPHGTAVMSTLQPVAGAIGVSVFISIMNARQLKFLQNADTPKDPATINEAMVAGVELVYFLAFAMSIVAVILAFTVYRAEPKEDDLPQKEG
- a CDS encoding ABC transporter substrate-binding protein, with translation MRKLFILVIAMLFALTACAEKGQVVKDDSGSKMDEKIEIKHALGTETFDKAPERVVALEWNYVEELLALDIQPVGVADIEGFNKWVKIDKQLDDDVVDVGTRQEPNLEEIAKLKPDAIITLANNHESIKNDLEKIAPTIFYDTTSKKASKDLYQTSIDSFKTTSKLLQKEKEAEEVISQLEDKYAKAKNEIEGLNLTTKNFVFTQAFTVNQAPSFRLFTKNSMVSHVLEKVGLENQITDNEDAEWGFIEANIEGVSKYQDSLFIHAVQKDDPLFENVKNNKAWNDFTFVKENHIYDIGGDTWTFGGVLSANTLVNNLLKALKQ
- a CDS encoding ABC transporter ATP-binding protein, with the protein product MITIDGLSKSFKVAKRSTGLRNSVKALFHREHTIVQALNDISFSIEPGEIVGYIGPNGAGKSTTIKVMSGILVPDSGSCTIMGYTPWKERVHYVKNIGVVFGQRSQLWWDVPVIDSFMLLRDIYKIPQSEYKSNIDLLVETLDLQTLIYTPVRQLSLGQRMRCEIAASLLHSPSVLFLDEPTIGLDALSKIAVRQFIKTINKEKGVTVILTTHDMNDIEALADRVLLIGKGSLLYDGKLEELRKKYGSHKILTADYQENSQSFDINGVTVHSQTIERAVLSIDTEKVMIAEVITKLSEMVELLDVSIEAQPIEEIIVQLYKEYQI